From the Thermovirga lienii DSM 17291 genome, one window contains:
- a CDS encoding CDP-diacylglycerol/serineO-phosphatidyltransfera se (PFAM: CDP-alcohol phosphatidyltransferase~TIGRFAM: CDP-diacylglycerol--serine O-phosphatidyltransferase~COGs: COG1183 Phosphatidylserine synthase~InterPro IPR000462: IPR004533~KEGG: aco:Amico_0254 CDP-diacylglycerol/serineO-phosphatidyl transferase~PFAM: CDP-alcohol phosphatidyltransferase~SPTR: CDP-diacylglycerol/serineO-phosphatidyl transferase;~TIGRFAM: CDP-diacylglycerol/serine O-phosphatidyltransferase): protein MRKRREKIPFRKLVPNMITSGNMLCGMLSLVLTLHGHYVPSVILIYMAVVFDFMDGKVARLMGGSSAFGGELDSLADVVSFGVAPAMLIYAYYLRGFGGAMGALAVAFFALCGALRLARFNVEHAPGPFKGLPIPAGGHFLASFVFAGIAVHPAVMALIAVGTGLLMISSVPFGNLKGIKKGFLNKQKAAFLWVLAFSLIFVLREKAPLAGIGIYIASGFVGIDWSKWLSSQEDEAYTRKNND, encoded by the coding sequence AAGTTGGTACCGAACATGATAACCAGCGGCAACATGCTGTGCGGCATGTTGTCCTTGGTTTTGACCTTGCACGGCCATTATGTTCCCTCGGTGATTCTCATATACATGGCCGTGGTTTTTGATTTCATGGATGGTAAGGTCGCAAGGCTAATGGGTGGTAGCAGCGCCTTTGGTGGCGAGCTGGACAGCTTGGCGGACGTGGTGAGTTTCGGTGTTGCACCTGCTATGTTGATATATGCCTATTATTTGAGAGGCTTCGGCGGAGCGATGGGCGCCCTTGCGGTTGCTTTCTTCGCTCTCTGTGGGGCTTTGAGGCTTGCTCGCTTCAATGTGGAGCATGCCCCAGGGCCGTTCAAGGGACTCCCAATACCTGCTGGAGGACATTTCTTAGCCTCCTTTGTATTTGCAGGCATCGCAGTACATCCTGCTGTTATGGCGCTCATAGCTGTGGGCACTGGTTTGCTTATGATATCTTCTGTGCCCTTTGGGAACTTGAAAGGGATAAAGAAAGGTTTTCTGAATAAACAAAAGGCCGCTTTTCTTTGGGTTTTAGCTTTCTCTCTTATATTTGTGCTGAGGGAAAAGGCCCCGCTAGCTGGTATAGGTATTTATATCGCAAGCGGTTTCGTTGGCATAGATTGGAGTAAGTGGCTGAGTTCCCAGGAAGATGAAGCTTATACGAGAAAGAATAATGATTGA